One Drechmeria coniospora strain ARSEF 6962 chromosome 01, whole genome shotgun sequence genomic region harbors:
- a CDS encoding Arsenical-resistance protein ACR3: MSAISSPEPVILSAQMPLAGPGHGSSTNDDLERQVVVGLDVVHRDGNDDERVIVPAVKPMAWLDRFLALWVFLAMAVGIMLGNFVPSTGPALQRGKIAGVSVPIAIGLFVMMYPILCNVRYESLHRILARRSIWGQVLFSLVINCIVAPFFMLGLAWAFLPDKSELRTGLILVGLGRCIAMVLIWNGLAGGDDEYCAILVAINSILQTVLFAPLAVLFIRVLGGETAVAHISYELVATSVAVFLGIPLAAAIMTRLALRTTAGTAWYDRVFLPCAAPWSLAGLLYTVIVLFASQGRQVVHQIVSVVRVAAPLVVYFISIFCSTLFITYRLGFRYPLAVTQSFTASSNNFELAIAVAVAAFGPDSDEALASTVGPLIEVPVLVGLVHLVRFTRKRWDWRE, translated from the exons ATGTCCGCCATATCGTCGCCCGAGCCTGTCATCCTCTCAGCTCAGATGCCTCTCGCCGGCCCCGGCCATGGCTCCAGCACGAacgacgacctcgagagGCAAGTTGTTGTTGGCCTTGATGTTGTTCATCGAGATggaaacgacgacgagagagTGATAGTACCGGCCGTCAAGCCGATGGCCTGGCTGGACCGCTTTCTTGCCCTCTGGGTCTTCCTTGCCATGGCAGTCGGCATCATGCTGGGCAACTTTGTGCCCTCGACCGGTCCGGCCCTGCAAAGGGGAAAGATTGCCGGCGTTTCGGTGCCCATCG CCATCGGCCTTTTCGTCATGATGTATCCGATCCTGTGCAACGTCCGATACGAGTCTCTGCACCGCATTCTCGCCCGTCGCTCCATCTGGGGCCAGGTCCTCTTCAGTCTCGTCATAAACTGCATCGTTGCCCCTTTCTTCATG CTTGGCCTCGCATGGGCTTTCCTCCCCGACAAGAGCGAATTACGCACTGGTCTCATCCTTGTTGGCCTTGGGAGATGTATTGCCATG GTCCTCATCTGGAACgggctggccggcggcgacgacgaatactgcgccatcctcgtcgccatcaacTCGATCCTCCAGACTGTCCTCTTCGCTCCACTCGCCGTACTCTTCATCCGCGTCctgggcggcgagacggctgTGGCCCACATCTCGTACGAACTCGTCGCCacgagcgtcgccgtcttccttGGCATACCTCTCGCAGCCGCCATCATGACGCGTCTTGCCTTGCGCACGACGGCCGGGACCGCCTGGTATGACCGTGTATTTCTCCCATGTGCTGCGCCTTGGTCCCTGGCCGGCCTTTTATACACCGTCATCGTTCTGTTCGCCTCCCAGGGGCGTCAGGTCGTCCACCAGATTGTGTCCGTCGTCCGCGTAGCGGCACCCCTTGTCGTGTATTTCATTTCCATATTTTGTTCCACCCTGTTCATTACCTACCGTCTTGGCTTCAGATACCCCCTTGCCGTTACTCAGAGTTTTACTGCAAGCAGCAACAACTTTGAGCTAGCcatcgccgtggccgtggccgctTTCGGGcccgacagcgacgaggcTCTCGCATCGACCGTTGGGCCGCTCATCGAGGTTCCTGTTCTCGTCGGTCTCGTCCATCTTGTGCGATTTACACGCAAGAGATGGGACTGGAGAGAGTGA
- a CDS encoding chromosome condensation protein, whose translation MASTNRRLAEDGKAEETTQVEAATTASVDASHHHDVTEGWANLDELAAGPPVENVAGRARLERVRSEKRQPRPSDDASERYDVPEGWGNLDELAAGPPVENVAGTGRLEHLRSEQQQQQQQQQQQHQQQQQHQQHQQDQRERLGEGGESLSTEAKGDGVPFSKLRTDLYTVSYLIFFSFFGTLARIGLTNLTTYPNAPVIFPTVWANFGGSLVMGFLAEDRMLFRREWDAPILGGGGGGRDPAAGRAHLAAKKTIPLYIGLATGFCGSFTSFSSFIRDTFLALSNDLVAPEFGTDAVSRNGGYSFMAMLAVIIATVALSLSGLYLGAHLAIASEPWTPTLPFPAFLDPLAVFLAWGCWLGAVLLSVWPPDDDWRGRATFALVFAPLGCLLRFYLALRLNGKLASFPLGTFAANMFGTAVLGMSWDLANVPLGGLLGCQLLQGVEDGFCGCLTTVSTWVVELSSLGRRHAYVYGTASVVGAMALMIPIMGGLGWTDGFHALSCH comes from the coding sequence atggcgtcgacgaaccGACGACTGGCGGAGGACGGGAAGGCCGAAGAAACGACGCAGGTTgaagcggcgacgacggcttcggtCGACGCGTCACACCACCACGACGTGACCGAAGGCTGGGCCAATCTCGATGAGCTCGCCGCAGGCCCCCCGGTCGAGAATGTGGCCGGTCGTGCGCGGCTCGAACGAGTGCGCAGCGAGAAGAGACAgccgcggccgtcggacGACGCGTCGGAGCGTTACGACGTGCCCGAAGGCTGGGGCaatctcgacgagctcgccgccgggccTCCGGTCGAGAATGTCGCCGGAACTGGCCGTCTCGAACATCTGCGCAGcgagcagcaacagcagcaacagcagcaacagcagcaacatcagcaacagcagcaacatcAGCAACATCAGCAGGACCAGCGGGAGAGGCTGGGAGAGGGCGGCGAGAGTCTCTCCACCGAGGCCAAGGGAGACGGCGTGCCATTCTCAAAGCTCCGAACCGACCTCTACACCGTCTCCTACCtcatcttcttctccttcttcggCACGCTGGCGAGGATCGGCCTGACGAACCTGACGACGTACCCCAACGCGCCCGTCATCTTCCCCACCGTCTGGGCCAACTTTGGCGGCAGCCTGGTCATgggcttcctcgccgaggaccgCATGCTCTTTCGACGCGAATGGGACGcgcccatcctcggcggcggcggcggcggccgggacCCGGCGGCCGGGAGAGCCCACCTCGCGGCCAAGAAGACGATCCCGCTCTacatcggcctcgccaccGGCTTCTGCGGCAGCTTCACGAGCTTCTCCTCCTTCATCCGCGACaccttcctcgccctctccaacgacctcgtcgcccccgagttcggcaccgacgccgtctccCGGAACGGCGGGTATTCCTTCATGGCCATGCTGGCTgtcatcatcgccaccgtcgccctCTCGCTGTCGGGGCTCTACCTCGGCGCCCACCTGGCCATCGCCTCGGAGCCCTggacgccgacgctgccgttccccgccttcctcgacccgctcgccgtcttcctcgcctgGGGTTGCTGGCTGGGTGCCGTCCTCCTGTCCGTCTggccgcccgacgacgactggcGCGGCCGGGCCACCTTTGCTCTCGTCTTCGCGCCCCTCGGCTGTCTGCTCCGCTTCTACCTCGCCCTGCGGCTCAACGGCAAGCTTGCCTCATTTCCGCTCGGCACCTTTGCCGCCAACATGTTTGGCACCGCCGTGCTGGGCATGTCGTGGGATCTCGCCAACGTGccgctcggcggcctcctGGGATGCCAGCTGCTgcagggcgtcgaggacggcttCTGTGGATGCCTGACGACCGTCTCGACTTGGGTCGTGGAGCTGAGCAGCttgggccgccgccatgcctACGTCTACGGCACGGCCAGTGTTGTCGGCGCCATGGCCTTGATGATTCCCATCATGGGCGGCCTGGGCTGGACCGACGGTTTTCACGCCCTCAGCTGCCActga